A part of Cottoperca gobio chromosome 4, fCotGob3.1, whole genome shotgun sequence genomic DNA contains:
- the LOC115006724 gene encoding tripartite motif-containing protein 16-like: MAQKGVQLDRETFSCSICLDLLKDPVTTPCGHSYCKNCIQSFWDGEDEKRSHSCPQCRQTFTPRPVLLKNTMLAALVEELKKTGLQAAPADHCYAGPEDVGCDVCTGRKLKAFKSCVQCVASYCEKHLQPHHDAAPLKKHKLVEPSQKLQENMCSRHDEVMKMFCRTDQQCICYLCSVEEHKGHDTVTAAAERTERQRELEGSRLNIQPRIQDGEKDVKLLQQEVKVINRSADRAVEDSEKMFTQLIRLMQKRSSDVKQQLRSQQESEVSRVKELQEKLEQEITELKRKDADLKQLAHTEDHNQFLHNYPSLSPLSESTLSSSINIPLRYFEEVTAAVSQVTDELQDVLREKWTNISQTGTEVDVSLSAEPKTRAGFLKYSRDITLDPNTAFRQLLLSEGGRKVTAMSHQSYSRHRDRFTGWYQVLSRESLTGRSYWEVERSGGGVCVAVAYKNISRAGRGLECGFGHNDKSWALDCYNNRYTFYHNNVHTPVSGPVSSRLGVYLDHRAGVLSFYSVSDTMTLLHRVHHTFSQPLYAGVSLHYPPGDTAEFCKLK; the protein is encoded by the coding sequence atggcgcagaaaggagttcagctgGACCGGGAAACCTTCTcttgttccatctgtctggatctactgaaggatccggtgacgactccctgtggacacagctactgcaagaactgtattcaaagcttctgggatggagaggacgagaagagaagccacagctgccctcagtgcaggcagaccttcacaccgaggcctgtcctgctgaagaacaccatgttagcagctttagtggaggagctgaagaagactggactccaagctgctcctgctgatcactgctatgctggacctgaagatgtgggatgtgatgtctgcactgggagaaaactgaaagccttcaagtcctgtgtgcagtgtgtggcctcttactgtgagaaacacctccagcCTCATCATGATGCggctccattaaagaaacacaagctggtggagccctcccagaagctccaggagaacatgtgctctcgtcacgatgaggtgatgaagatgttctgccgtactgatcagcagtgtatctgttatctctgctctgtggaggaacataaaggccacgacacagtcacagctgcagcagaaaggactgagaggcagagagagctcgaggggagtcgactaaacatccagccgagaatccaggacggagagaaagatgtgaagctgcttcagcaggaggtgaaggtcatcaatcgctctgctgacagagcagtggaggacagtgagaagatgttcactcagctgatccgtctcatgcagaaaagaagctctgatgtgaagcagcagctcagatcgcagcaggaaagtgaagtgagtcgagtcaaagagcttcaggagaagctggagcaggagatcactgagctgaagaggaaagacgctgatctgaagcagctcgcacacacagaggaccacaaccagtttctacacaactacccctcactgtccccactcagtgagtctacactctcctccagcatcaacatccctctcagatactttgaggaagtgacagcggctgtgtcacaagtcacagatgaactccaggacgttctgagagagaagtggacaaacatctcacagactgggactgaagtggatgtttcactgtcagcagagcccaagaccagagctggattcttaaagtattcacgtgacatcacactggatccaaacacagcatTCAGACAGCTGTTATTATCTGAGGGGGGCAGAAAAGTGACAGCAATGAGTCATCAGTCTTATTCTCGTCACAGAGACAGATTCACTGGATGGTATCAGGtgctgagtagagagagtctgactggacgtagttactgggaggtggagcgGAGCGGGGGGGGAGTTTGTGTAGCAGTCGCATAtaagaacatcagcagagcagggagGGGGCTTGAATGTGGATTTGGACACAATGATAAATCCTGGGCGTTAGATTGTTACAATAACAGATATACATTTTATCACAACAATGTCCACACTCCCGTCTCAGGTCCTGTGTCCTCCAGACTCGGagtgtacctggatcacagagcaggtgttctgtccttctacagcgtctctgacaccatgactctcctgcacagagtccaccacacattctctcagccgCTCTACGCTGGAGTTAGTTTACATTATCCTCCTGGAGACACTGCTGAgttctgtaaactcaagtag